Within Falsibacillus albus, the genomic segment ATCATAGCCTGATAAGCCATTGACTCGTACCGTTATTTTCAATGGGTCCTGCTCTGCACCATTGTCGAGAATCTGAACGCCCTGTACTTTTGTCAGGCCATCCACCAATTGCTGCTTCATTTTCAAGGTATACAGAATATCCATTCGATCCATTCCTGCGAGATAGGCCCTTGAAATGTCCAGCGATGCCATGATCGGATATGAAGGACTGCTTGACTGCAAAGAGGACAAATAAAACTCGATTTTCTTTATTGGTACTCCATCGTTCTGGATGTGCAGAAACGACCCCATTGTCATCGCCGGAAGCGTTTTGTGGGCAGACTGCACAACGACATCTGCCCCCAGCTCCATTGAAGATTGAGGAAAAGGGCTGCCTATACGAAAATGGGCGCCATGAGCCTCATCTACTAGTACATAGGATCCCATTTCATGGCAAATATCAATCAATTCTTCGATATTATATGTAAGTCCGTAATAATTCGGATAAGTAAATATGCATGCCTTTACTTGAGGGAATTCTCGATAGGCATCCCTCAATGCTTGAGGTTCGACCCCTACCGGCACTTCCCATTCCTCATGAATGGAGGGTTTTAGGAATACAGGCGTGACATTTCTGATCATTAATGCATGGAGGATGGATTTATGGCAATTCCGTTGTACAAATACAATATCCCCTTCTTCACACACTCCCATAATCATCGCCAGATTTCCGACCGTGGAGCCGTTGACCAAAAAGAAGCTTTTATATGAATGGTAAAGCCCCGATAAAAGATCTGCCGCCTGAGCAATGACACCTTCTGGGGAATGAAAGTCATCCAATCCATTTAATTCAGTGACATCGAAGGCCAAAAACTTCTTGAAGCGGTCATCTATCCATTTTGGAAGAAAATTTCCATTTTTATGACCGGGTACATGGAAAGATTGTGGATGCCTGTTCAAATGATTGATTAATGCCTCATATATAGGGATTTGATCTTGATTCATTTTCTTTCACTCCTGCAGCTTTCTTCTTACCTGATTGTACACCACATGGAGAAGGGAAAAAAGAGAAACTCCCTTGGGTTCGGGCATGAAAAAACCAAGCAGTTTTCTCTATGCTTGGTTTTAAGAATATATTTCCGGAGTCGTGATTTTTTTTAATTGATTAATATAATATTTGTATTTTGGATCCTTTGTATCTGTATGAACCATGTCTTCCTCGCAATCCCTGCAGATAAAAGAAGTGTAGAGATGTATCCCTTTTGACTTATGCTCTTCACAAACAATACAAGCTTCCCCGACTTTATACTTTGAAACCAAAGCACTCAATTCCTCCA encodes:
- a CDS encoding aminotransferase class I/II-fold pyridoxal phosphate-dependent enzyme, which codes for MNQDQIPIYEALINHLNRHPQSFHVPGHKNGNFLPKWIDDRFKKFLAFDVTELNGLDDFHSPEGVIAQAADLLSGLYHSYKSFFLVNGSTVGNLAMIMGVCEEGDIVFVQRNCHKSILHALMIRNVTPVFLKPSIHEEWEVPVGVEPQALRDAYREFPQVKACIFTYPNYYGLTYNIEELIDICHEMGSYVLVDEAHGAHFRIGSPFPQSSMELGADVVVQSAHKTLPAMTMGSFLHIQNDGVPIKKIEFYLSSLQSSSPSYPIMASLDISRAYLAGMDRMDILYTLKMKQQLVDGLTKVQGVQILDNGAEQDPLKITVRVNGLSGYDVQKRLEGHGIDVELADPLQVLLIFPLLKSGDCYQINEIVEKWEMAMQGSKGITKLSGNNIEVGTSYQLLDMPFKETINREFSWCKLEEAVGRISAKMVIPYPPGIPLLLPGERIGIEQLTALKSYKNSGAHFQGEHRLKEGKIAVFDQL
- a CDS encoding sigma factor G inhibitor Gin; protein product: MSALVSKYKVGEACIVCEEHKSKGIHLYTSFICRDCEEDMVHTDTKDPKYKYYINQLKKITTPEIYS